The Palleronia sp. THAF1 genome contains the following window.
ACTGCATCGACCGCGCGAAGTTGTCTTCCAGCATCGTGCCAAGGATGAAGCCGATCAGCAGCGGTGCCAGCGGATAGTCGGCGAACTTGAAGATAGTCGCCAATACGCCAAGCCCCACCAGCATCAACAGCTCTGTCGCGTTGTTTTGGCCGATGTAGGCGCCCATGAGTGTGAAGAACAGGATGAACGGGATCAGGAACGTGCGCGGAATCGTCAGGATCTTGGCGATGTAGGGGATCAGCGGCAGGTTCAGAATCAGCAGCACGAGGTTGCCGATATACATCGAGATGATGACGGCCCAGAAGATGTCCGGCTCATCGATCATCAGGCGCGGGCCGGGCTGGACGTTCAGCGCGATGAGCGCGCCCAGAAGGATCGCTGTTGTGCCCGATCCGGGGATACCCAGCGTCAGCAACGGCACGAACGAACCGGTGCAGGCCGCGTTGTTTGCCGTCTCCGGCGCTGCGAGGCCCTTGACCGAGCCCTTGCCGAACTCCTTCTGCTCTTCTTCCGACGCGATGTTACGCTCGACCGCGTAGCCCAGGAACGACGCGATGGTCGCGCCAGCCCCCGGCAGCACGCCGATGAAGAAGCCCTGCACCGATTGCCGCCCGATCACCGGCAGCATGGCGCGCCCCTCGGCGCGGCTGAAGCGCAGGTTCTCGATCTTGCCAGAGCCGCCTTCGGTTTCCGACCGCTTTGGATCAAGGACAAGGTAGATCGCTTCGGGCAGGGCGAACATCGCCATGGCGAGCGTGATGAAGCTGATGCCTGATTGCAGGTCCATCATCCCCATCGTGAACCGCGGCATGTTGAACAGCGCGCCCTCGCCGACGGTTGCAAGGATCAGGCCCAGAACCGTCATCAGTAGCGCCTTTGCGACTTGGCCTGTTCCAGCGAAGGCCGCGATGGCCGACAGACCGACGACCATCAGCGCGAAGTATTCCGCCGAATGAAACAGCAGCGCGACGGACGACAGCGCGGGCGCAAAGATCGCCAGCAGGATCGCCCCGATCGTGCCGCCTGCGAAACTGGATACGGCGGCGATGGTTAGTGCCTTGCCCGCCTGTCCTTTTCGGGCCATCGGGTAGCCGTCGAAACTGGTGGCAACGGTGCCTGCCACCCCCGGCGCGTTGAGAAGGATGGAAGAGGTCGAACCGCCGAAGATCGCGCCGTAGTAAACGCCCGCCAACAAGATCAGCGCAGCCGTCGGATCGCCCAGCGTGATGGCGATGGGGATCATGATGGCGATGATCGACATCGGGCCAAGGCCCGGCAGCATGCCGATGAATGTGCCGATCAGGCAGCCCGCGACAACCATCGCAAGGTTCTGGAACGACAGGGCGGCCGACAGGCCAAGAAGGATGCCTTCAAGCATGGGTCAGCCTTTCACAGGAAATTGGGCAGGGGGCGTAGAAAGATGCCAAGCACCTGATCGACCAGCCACCAAACGATGCCGGCAGCGGCAACGGCAGAGACGAGGATGGCGATCCAGCGGCGCTCCCCAAGGATCAATGCTCCGCCCGCGATGAATACGGTCGTGGACAGCAGGAAACCCGCCGGGCGCAGCGCAATAGCATACAGCACCATCAAGCCGAGCAAGGCCAAGGCTTGACCAAGCTTGTATTCGTGCAACCGCCGCCAGTTGATATCGGTGGGCGAAGGCTCGGAGCCCTCAGTCGCCTCGAGTCCGAACAGGACGACCAAGCCGACGATCACGCCGAAGACGCTCAGGATTTTGGGGAAGGTCGAGGGCCAGACGGGGTTGCGCTGCATGAAAGGCGGTAGCAGTTGGTCCATCGTGAAGAATGCCGCGTATCCGTAGACGCAGCAGAATGCCACGAAGACGAGCGCGATCCAGCGATCAAGAGCCATGACGTTCTCCTCCCTGAGAATATCTTTGGGTCACTATGTAAAGCGGACGGCCGGACTGATCCCGGCCGCCCACAGATCAAGAACTGTCGATCAGAGGAAACCGAGTTCCCGCATCAGGTCGCCGATTTCCTGTTCCTGCTCTTCCAGGAAGGTGCGGAAATCGTCGCCTTCATTGTAGATGTTCACCCAGCCGTTGCGCGAACGAACGTCTTCCCAGGCTTCGGTCTCGTACATCTGCGAGAAGGCCTGCTGCATGGCCGTGACCTGCTCTTCCGGCAGGCCGGGGGCCGCGAAGAAGCCGCGCCAGTTCACGAATTCGGTGTCGATGCCCTGCTCGACGAAGGTGGGCGCGCTGTCGTAGGCAGGCACACGCTCAGCCGCGGTGATGCCAAGGATGCGAACTTCGCCCTGCTCGGCCAGTGCGATCGCCTCG
Protein-coding sequences here:
- a CDS encoding tripartite tricarboxylate transporter permease produces the protein MLEGILLGLSAALSFQNLAMVVAGCLIGTFIGMLPGLGPMSIIAIMIPIAITLGDPTAALILLAGVYYGAIFGGSTSSILLNAPGVAGTVATSFDGYPMARKGQAGKALTIAAVSSFAGGTIGAILLAIFAPALSSVALLFHSAEYFALMVVGLSAIAAFAGTGQVAKALLMTVLGLILATVGEGALFNMPRFTMGMMDLQSGISFITLAMAMFALPEAIYLVLDPKRSETEGGSGKIENLRFSRAEGRAMLPVIGRQSVQGFFIGVLPGAGATIASFLGYAVERNIASEEEQKEFGKGSVKGLAAPETANNAACTGSFVPLLTLGIPGSGTTAILLGALIALNVQPGPRLMIDEPDIFWAVIISMYIGNLVLLILNLPLIPYIAKILTIPRTFLIPFILFFTLMGAYIGQNNATELLMLVGLGVLATIFKFADYPLAPLLIGFILGTMLEDNFARSMQLYRGLGFILERPMTLGLLILAAVLVLLPSFRAYRARRRARGVAEGD
- a CDS encoding tripartite tricarboxylate transporter TctB family protein, translating into MALDRWIALVFVAFCCVYGYAAFFTMDQLLPPFMQRNPVWPSTFPKILSVFGVIVGLVVLFGLEATEGSEPSPTDINWRRLHEYKLGQALALLGLMVLYAIALRPAGFLLSTTVFIAGGALILGERRWIAILVSAVAAAGIVWWLVDQVLGIFLRPLPNFL